One genomic region from Rhinoraja longicauda isolate Sanriku21f chromosome 34, sRhiLon1.1, whole genome shotgun sequence encodes:
- the LOC144609319 gene encoding putative G-protein coupled receptor 139 yields the protein MGTSSFDRIYTLRSVVYYFDYFITVVGLLSNLVAIIVIGRGNCGLSRCITHYLVAMAAADLTAVFFNVAIYYLYNAIFRGYLHTVACTLQQVMGYVSLDCSVWLTVAFTFDRFVAICCQGFKTKYCAVRIARVAIATVYVVSILRNIPYYFAFHSYYVNYPIGCLEKPEYFSHPGWLAFSWTHTILTPLVPFFVIVTLNILTVRSIVVASRARRKLRAHAGGEKQEDPEMQSRRKSIILLFCVSGSFILLWLTDVCFFIYTHIANLHQVQSYGNPRQFAIAAADMLKILSSCTNTFIYVLTQSKVRDELKNAIKYPFTICLKIVQK from the exons ATGGGGACTAGTAGTTTTGACCGGATATATACCCTTCGCAGTGTCGTATATTACTTTGACTACTTCATCACAGTCGTCGGACTGCTCA GTAATTTAGTGGCGATCATCGTTATTGGACGGGGAAATTGCGGACTGTCCCGATGCATCACTCACTATCTGGTGGCGATGGCGGCGGCAGATCTAACGGCCGTCTTCTTCAACGTGGCGATATATTACCTTTACAATGCGATTTTTCGCGGGTACCTTCACACTGTTGCATGCACCCTACAACAAGTGATGGGATATGTGTCCCTGGACTGCTCAGTCTGGTTAACTGTCGCTTTTACATTTGATcgctttgtggccatttgttgccaggGCTTTAAGACCAAGTACTGCGCGGTTAGAATCGCCAGGGTGGCGATAGCAACAGTGTATGTGGTGAGCATATTACGGAACATCCCCTACTACTTTGCATTTCATTCTTATTATGTAAACTACCCAATCGGGTGTTTGGAAAAGCCGGAATATTTTTCCCACCCCGGGTGGCTTGCTTTCTCCTGGACTCACACCATTTTAACCCCTCTGGTTCCATTTTTCGTTATTGTGACGCTTAATATACTGACGGTCAGATCCATCGTGGTGGCGAGCCGAGCCCGCAGGAAGCTCCGCGCACACGCCGGTGGCGAGAAACAGGAGGACCCGGAGATGCAGAGTCGAAGgaaatcgatcattttactcTTCTGTGTGTCCGGaagtttcatcctcctgtggcttacGGACGTGTGCTTCTTCATTTACACGCATATTGCCAACTTACACCAAGTCCAAAGCTACGGTAACCCAAGGCAATTCGCAATTGCAGCTGCGGACATGCTTAAAATTCTAAGTTCGTGCacgaacacgtttatttatgtgcTCACTCAGTCTAAGGTCAGAGACGAACTGAAGAATGCAATCAAGTATCCCTTCACAATATGTCTTAAGATtgttcaaaaataa